The Chlamydia poikilotherma DNA segment GGTGAATCCTGCTTAATTCGTGCGTTTACCATTAATTACTTCATGAAGATTTTCAATCGCAATAAATGCATAGGGATCTTCCCTGTGGACGATTTCTTTAAGTTGCGAAAGCTGTAAGCGTTCTACAACAATATAAAGAACATTTCTAGGTTCCCCAGAATATCCACCTTCAGCATGGATATAAGTAAGACCAACACCCAAGTTTTCTATTAGAATACGGCCTAATTTTCTTGGAGAAGAGGTGATGATAGTGACAGACTTTGTATCTTCAAGTCCCAAAATCACCATATCCATAACCTTCGTTGCAATGCCATAAGTTAAGAATGAGACGAATGCTGTGTGCCAATTTTGATAAACAATTCCGGCTAATGCAAAGATGAAAAAATTCGCAAAGAGGATAACTTGACCAACAGTATAACCTCTTTTTTTATTGATGATAATACCTAAAATCTCAGTGCCATCTGTAGATCCTCCATGACGGATAATCAAACCACAACCCACACCAATAATAGCCCCGCCAAAAACTACGGTTTCCATCTCGGATCCCTTGAAAACTATAGGATTGAAACCAAACCATAGAGGGAGGGAGTCAATAAGCCATAGGGCACAAGAAAAGATGATTACGGCAGTCATCATCTGGATTACAAAATATTTACCAATTTGTTTAAAAGCCAGGATAACAAAAGGTAGGTTAAACAATATCAAACAGAAGGGAAGGTACTTGTGACCAAAAAAATGGGAGGCAATAAGAGATAAACCTACAATACCGCCGTCGATAAGTTCATTAGGAACTAAGACCATTTGAACGCCACAAGCAGCAAGAACCCCCCCAAGAATAAACCAACTAAGGGTCTTGGAAAAGTACAGAGGAAAGCTAAACTTCGTTAAACGAGTT contains these protein-coding regions:
- a CDS encoding YitT family protein, whose protein sequence is MPHGTRLTKFSFPLYFSKTLSWFILGGVLAACGVQMVLVPNELIDGGIVGLSLIASHFFGHKYLPFCLILFNLPFVILAFKQIGKYFVIQMMTAVIIFSCALWLIDSLPLWFGFNPIVFKGSEMETVVFGGAIIGVGCGLIIRHGGSTDGTEILGIIINKKRGYTVGQVILFANFFIFALAGIVYQNWHTAFVSFLTYGIATKVMDMVILGLEDTKSVTIITSSPRKLGRILIENLGVGLTYIHAEGGYSGEPRNVLYIVVERLQLSQLKEIVHREDPYAFIAIENLHEVINGKRTN